CATGCCAAAACTACTAGTAACCAGAGATGACGCCACGTTAACATCGGCAAAAACCACTATCACTACTATCCAAAGTGCAATTACTACGGCATATAATGAAAATTTGTTAAAAGGCTCACCACACTACCCTACCAAACTTGAAAATGATGGTGAGTTGCTATTTTCAGCTATTTTAAATGTAGGTGTAAAAGATAGCGGTATGGGTAAAAGTGGATGGCATAAAACAGCACAAAATAGCTACACACTAATAATCGCAAAACAAAGTGCAAATTTCACATATAGTCCTACAAATGGAGTGTTTGAGTGCAGTAGCGGAGCACTTTGTGAACGTTTGAGATAAGATGAAGTATTACTTAGTTGCACTTGATGGACTAAAATTAAACGCTCTAACCTATCAAAGTGAGTTTGAGATAGAGTCGTTTCATGTGGTGCGTGTGCCACTTGGTAAAAAGCAAGTCCTCGGATATGTGCTAAAAAGTTGTGAAAAACCAAGCTTTAATACGCTTGATATATCTGAAATTTTACCGCTTAAATTAACAGATACACAAATAGAACTAGCCAAATTTATAAGCTATTATTACACTTGCGAGATCTCTGTAGTACTTGGGCTTTTTGAGCCTGAAAATTTAGAGATTAAAGTTGATTTACCCCAGCAATCTTACTCAATCACAAAAGATATCAACACAACAAAACAAAACAAAACTTCACTAGCAAATAGCATAAGCTGCGATAATACAACAAAAAAATTTAATATCACACCAAATTTAAATGACATTCAAACCAAGGCTTTAAATTTTATAGAGCAAAACCCTACGAGTTTGCTTTTTGGAGATACTGGAAGTGGCAAAAGTGAGGTCTATATCAGTGCGATTCAAAGAACACTAAATGACAATGCACAAGCACTATTTCTTATGCCAGAAATTTCACTCACGCCACAAATGCAAACACGTTTAGAGAGCTTTTTTGGCACTGCCGTAGCGATATGGCACTCAAAGATAACGCCTAAAAAAAAGCAAGAAATTTTAAAAGATATCGCAAATGGTAAGATAAAGCTCATAGCAGGGGCTAGGTCAGCCCTGTTTTTACCATTATCAAACTTAAAGCTTATCGTGGTTGATGAAGAGCACGATGATAGCTATAAAAACTCAAGCCGTCCGCACTACAATGCAAGAGATTTAGCTCTATTTTTAGCATCTAAATTTGATCTACGTGTAATACTAGGCTCTGCGACACCAAGCCTTACTAGCTTTTACAAACAACCTACTTTTCGTATGCGTGGGACATTTTTTAATTCACAAAAAAGCTTTATATACGACGAGAGTGAAACTGGTCTTAGCAATACTTTAAAGCAAGAGATTGCCCTTTGTCTAAGCAACAAAAAACAAGCCGTGATCTGTCTACCAACTCGTGCAAATTTTAAATACCTAGTTTGTAAAAAATGTGGCGATACGATCAAGTGTCCATTTTGTAGTGTCGGTATGAGCTTTTACAAAAAGCAAAATGTATTAAAATGCCAATACTGTGACTTTAAAACTGCCGTGCCTAAGACTTGTGATAAATGTGGTAGTGAAATGATAGAGGCTAAAAAGATCGGCACTTCTGAGCTTTTGGAGCTTTTGCAAAATGAGTTTGCCAACGCTAGGATAGCTAAATTTGATAGAGATGAGATAACTACGCAAAATAAGCTAATAAAGGCACTTCGTGAGTTTAACGATGGAAACGTTGACATACTTGTTGGCACTCAAATGCTTAGCAAAGGCCATGATTATCACAGTGTTGCATTAGCCGTTATAATGGGCGTTGATGAGCTTTTAAACTATCCTGACTTTCGCTCTCGTGAAAGGACTTTAGCTCTGGCTATGCAGGTAGCTGGACGAGCTGGACGAGCTGGGGTCGGACGAGTTTTAGTGCAAAGTCGCCAACGTGAGTTTTTTGAAAGTTATATACAAGATTATGATAAATTTTTAGCCGATGATACAAACTTTCGCAATGAGCTATATCCGCCATTTAAACGGCTACTTCGTATCATTATAAGCCATACAAACGATGCTAACGCAAAGACTACGATGAATACCTTGCTATCACGATTGGCTCCGCTAACACAAAGACTACCACTTGAGATAGTAGGCTACGGTAAATGTGGCGTTGAGTATATCGGCTCAAAATATCGCTATGAAATTTTAATACGTTCAAGTTCATACGCTCCGCTCATTGCTGCTGCAAATGAGTGCAAAGACTCAAATGTTGACATTGACATTGACCCAGTAAACTTTAGCTAAACATCTCTGGCTTTAAAAATTTATAAATTTTTCAATTTTTGCTTAAATTTGACTTAATTTTGCAGAATCAGGCAAGGATCTTGCAGAATTGTTCTATAGCTTTGCAGACTCTTTTTGTTACAATGTTTCAAAACCAAAACAAGGAGCAAAAGATGAAAAGAAGAATTTTTATAAGCACAGCAGTAGCTATGCTAGTAGGTGCAAAAGCAATGTTTGCAGATGAAAATAGCAAAACATCAAAAGATAGCAATACACAAACAAACAAGCCAAGACTTGAGACTACTTGGGATAAAATTTTTGCCAAAAGTGACAAAGTTGAACACAAAAAGGTGCAGTTTAAAAACCGCTATGGCATTATTTTAGTCGCAGATCTTTATGTACCCAAAAATTTAAAAGGTAAAGCCCCAGCCTTAGCCGTGAGCGGTCCATTTGGAGCAGTTAAGGAGCAAGTCTCTGGACTTTATGCACAAAATATGGCTAAGCGTGGCTACATCACGCTTGCATTTGATCCATCATATATCGGTGAAAGTGGTGGAGAGCCACGAAATATCGCCTCTCCAGAGATAAACACTGAGGATTTTTCAGCGGCGGTTGATTATCTCACTACTCTTAGTAACGTAGATAGTGAGCGTATCGGAGTGATCGGTATTTGTGGATTTGGCGGATTTGCCATAAATGCAGCTGTGATCGATACTCGCATAAAAGCTACAGTCGCTTCAACGATGTATGATATGACACGCGTAATGGCAAATGGTTATAATGATAGCATAAATGCCGAGCAACGCTATGAGATAAAAGAGCGGCTAAATGCGATCCGCACACAAGATGCCAAAAGTGGTAAAATGAGCCTTGGAGATAAAAATTTACCTGATAAACTAAACGGCGATGAGCCTAAATTTGTCGCTGAGTATTATGATTTTTATAAGACAAAACGTGGCTTTCATAAGCGTTCATATAATTCAAATGGTGCTTGGAGTGCGACTATGTCTTTGCCATTTATAAATATGCCTATTTTGCAACGCTCAAATGAGATAAAAAATGCCGTTATGATACTGCACGGCGAGATCGCACACTCGCGTTACTTTGGTGAAGATGCGTTTAAAAAGCTAGTGGGTGAAAATAAAGAGCTACTTATCGTGCCAAATGCAAATCACGTAGATCTTTACGATGGCGGTAAAAATGGCGATAAAATTCCATTTGATAAGATAGATGAGTTTTT
This window of the Campylobacter anatolicus genome carries:
- a CDS encoding alpha/beta hydrolase yields the protein MKRRIFISTAVAMLVGAKAMFADENSKTSKDSNTQTNKPRLETTWDKIFAKSDKVEHKKVQFKNRYGIILVADLYVPKNLKGKAPALAVSGPFGAVKEQVSGLYAQNMAKRGYITLAFDPSYIGESGGEPRNIASPEINTEDFSAAVDYLTTLSNVDSERIGVIGICGFGGFAINAAVIDTRIKATVASTMYDMTRVMANGYNDSINAEQRYEIKERLNAIRTQDAKSGKMSLGDKNLPDKLNGDEPKFVAEYYDFYKTKRGFHKRSYNSNGAWSATMSLPFINMPILQRSNEIKNAVMILHGEIAHSRYFGEDAFKKLVGENKELLIVPNANHVDLYDGGKNGDKIPFDKIDEFFAKNLK
- a CDS encoding prepilin-type N-terminal cleavage/methylation domain-containing protein, with protein sequence MQRAFSMLELIFVIIILSILVSIAMPKLLVTRDDATLTSAKTTITTIQSAITTAYNENLLKGSPHYPTKLENDGELLFSAILNVGVKDSGMGKSGWHKTAQNSYTLIIAKQSANFTYSPTNGVFECSSGALCERLR
- a CDS encoding primosomal protein N', giving the protein MKYYLVALDGLKLNALTYQSEFEIESFHVVRVPLGKKQVLGYVLKSCEKPSFNTLDISEILPLKLTDTQIELAKFISYYYTCEISVVLGLFEPENLEIKVDLPQQSYSITKDINTTKQNKTSLANSISCDNTTKKFNITPNLNDIQTKALNFIEQNPTSLLFGDTGSGKSEVYISAIQRTLNDNAQALFLMPEISLTPQMQTRLESFFGTAVAIWHSKITPKKKQEILKDIANGKIKLIAGARSALFLPLSNLKLIVVDEEHDDSYKNSSRPHYNARDLALFLASKFDLRVILGSATPSLTSFYKQPTFRMRGTFFNSQKSFIYDESETGLSNTLKQEIALCLSNKKQAVICLPTRANFKYLVCKKCGDTIKCPFCSVGMSFYKKQNVLKCQYCDFKTAVPKTCDKCGSEMIEAKKIGTSELLELLQNEFANARIAKFDRDEITTQNKLIKALREFNDGNVDILVGTQMLSKGHDYHSVALAVIMGVDELLNYPDFRSRERTLALAMQVAGRAGRAGVGRVLVQSRQREFFESYIQDYDKFLADDTNFRNELYPPFKRLLRIIISHTNDANAKTTMNTLLSRLAPLTQRLPLEIVGYGKCGVEYIGSKYRYEILIRSSSYAPLIAAANECKDSNVDIDIDPVNFS